The DNA window tgTAAGGGCGAGTGTTTCATCCCCTACTGAATCAGGGGAAAGCTACGGAGGAAGCTATATCACACATCTGATTAAGCTCACTCTGCCAAAGAACCAAAAATTGCGACTCTATCAACCTTTTGCCAGCTGCACAAGCTTTGATACAGTTGTATTCATTTCATCATCACGGTTCTCTCTAACCTCACTACTCAACTTATCCACATTCCTCGCCATGTCTTTTCCGTCTTCTTCCACCACTACTTTCTTGATCGCCTTCGCGATCTCTTCTCTTGTAAACTCCTCCCCGTCTCTCTGAACCTCGATACCGATCCCAACTTCTGTTACCAACCTCGAATTAATCGGCTGATCAAGTTGCATTGGCATAGCAATAACAGGTACTCGACAGGTTACAGCCTCCAGAATCGAATTCCAACCACAATGACTCAGGAAGCCTCCGACACTAGGATGGCTCAAAATTTTAGTTTGTGGTGCCCACCCTTCAACTATCATGCCTCTATCTCCAACCCTGTTTTGAAACCCCTGTGGCAATGCATCGTCTAGGTCCATTTTTTCTCCCACGGGAAACCGAACAACCCAAATAAAAGACACTCCACTGATTTCTAACCCTAAAGCCACCTCTTCTATCTCTTCTTTTGTTAGAAAATACTCACTTCCGAAGGAGACAAACACCACGGACTTGGTATTTTTCTTACTTAGCCAATCGACGAACATAAAATCGTCGGATTTTTGAACGGGTTCTTTAATAAGAAACCCAACTGGGACAACCTCTTTTTTCACTAATTTCGACAAGTAACTAATGTATTTACCTTCGAGCTTATTCGAAGAGTTTACCATTATAACTGAAGCCGATGGCCCTCCAAAGAATCTT is part of the Primulina eburnea isolate SZY01 chromosome 1, ASM2296580v1, whole genome shotgun sequence genome and encodes:
- the LOC140808937 gene encoding beta-D-glucosyl crocetin beta-1,6-glucosyltransferase-like — protein: MSCEQKCYKILMFPWLAHGHISPFAELAKRLIHRNFRVFLCSTPVNLEPIRKSIEEPSLEFVDLHLSSTELPKKYHTTKNLPTHLMPTLKTALIDSKENFRNVLKIVKPDILVYDFMQPWASAMASEEGISSIVLFPCGAACTSCIVHYTNQPEMEFPFESLRLSETEREKSEIINTVTKSDDNKDESLRFFGGPSASVIMVNSSNKLEGKYISYLSKLVKKEVVPVGFLIKEPVQKSDDFMFVDWLSKKNTKSVVFVSFGSEYFLTKEEIEEVALGLEISGVSFIWVVRFPVGEKMDLDDALPQGFQNRVGDRGMIVEGWAPQTKILSHPSVGGFLSHCGWNSILEAVTCRVPVIAMPMQLDQPINSRLVTEVGIGIEVQRDGEEFTREEIAKAIKKVVVEEDGKDMARNVDKLSSEVRENRDDEMNTTVSKLVQLAKG